CCCGGGCTTTAGTACAAAATCCAGAAGTTCTATTATTAGATGAGCCATTGTCTAACTTAGATGCCCGCTTACGTTTGAAAATTCGCGAAGAAATTCGTCGCTTGGTTAAAGAAGTCGGGATTACAACGATTTTTGTTACCCACGACCAAGAAGAAGCACTATCGATTTCTGACAAGATTATTTTGTTAAATGAAGGTGTCATTCAGCAAAATGATGACCCCCAAAATCTTTACCTAGAACCAAATAATTTGTTTGTAGCTAAATTTATTGGTAATCCAATTATCAATATTTTGCCCGTCGAAGTAAAAAATGGCATGATGCACCACGATGCTTTTAGTGTGCCAGTTGATCGTTTTATGGCGGCCCGTTTTAAAGAAGAAATGCCAGATGGCGACTACTTTATCGGAATTCGTCCAGAAGATGTATTGCCAGTAGATGGCGCCGGTGCTTTTCAAACAGTTATTGCCGGTGTTGAATTAATTGGCCGGGAACGTATTTTAAACTTTGATATTGATTCCCATCACTTAAAATCGATTGTCAGCATCGAAGAAGATATTCAAGAAGGAGCGCAGCTGACCTTTGATTTTGCTTATCAAAAAGCCTTTATCTTTAAAGCAGATGGGACGCGGATCTACTAATGTTTAAAAAAAATCATTATAATCCTGAAAATCAGCCGAAAGCATGGCTCTTCCTTCTGCCTTCGCTAATCGTCATTATGATTTTCAGCATTTATCCATTGTTCCGTTCGCTCTTTATGAGTTTTCAAAAAGGGACGCTAATTAATCAAGAATATGCTGGGATTGAAAATTATCAAAAAGTTTTATCTGATCCGGTATTTTTTAAAGCTTTAAAAAATACCGCATTATATGCCTTTACCGTTGTTCCAATCGCATTAATTATCGGTCTTGCGATTGCCTGGATTATTTTTGAAAAAGTGAAACACAAAAGTTTCTTTGAAACGCTGTTTTTCATGCCTTATGTCACCAGTACGATTGCGATCGGGATTGTTTTTCGTTACTTTTTTAACGGCTCCTATGGGATTATCAATTTTCTTTTGAGTAAAGTTGGTATTCCAGCTATTAATTGGTTAGATGATGTGGACATGAGTATGACCACATTGATTATCTTTGGTATTTGGACTAGCTTGGCGTTTAACATCATTATTTTATTAGCTGGATTACGGAATATTGATCCAGAACATTATAAAATTGCGAAGATGTTTGGGGCCAAAGATGGTGAAATTTTCCGTCGGATTACATTGCCGCAATTGGTTCCAACTATTGCCTTTTTGCTAACGGTTAATATTATTGGCGCTTTTAAAGTGTATACCCAAGTTTATGCATTGTTTGCCGGGCAGCCCGGGATTGCCAAAAGCGCGACGACCGCCGTTTATTATATTTACGATAAGTTCCACATTGCCGGTCGACCTGGCATTGCCATGGCAGCGACTGTCATTTTATTCTTAGTTATTTTGTTCTGTACGTTTATCCAACGTCAAATCATGAAGAAAGTGGGGGAGTAGCGTGAAAAAAGTCGTAACCATTGTGGCGTTAGTCTTTTTAGTAGTGCTAGGCATTATCACTTTGTTCCCATTTGTTTACATGGTTTTAGCAGGGCTTATGACCTATAGCGAGGCTACGAGTATTCCGCCGACCATTATCCCAGAAAAATTTCAGTGGGCTAACTATGCAGCGGTCTTTTCAAAAGCACCTTTTTTACAATATTTTATTAACACAGTTTTTGTCTCTTTGGTGACAACCATTGCGACCTTGATTACTTCGGTTTTGGCTTCCTTTGCATTAACTAGTTTGGAATTTAAGTTTAAAGGTTTAGTTGTGGGGATTATGGTGTCCTTACTGATGGTACCTTATGAATCGATCATCTTTACCAACTACAATACGATTGCCAAAATGGGGCTATTAAACAGTTATGCCGCTTTAATTATTCCTTTTTTAACAAGTATTTTTTACATTTATTATTTGAATAGTTACTTAAAAGGAATTTCAAGCACCTTTTATAAAGCAGCAAAAATTGATGGTGCTTCTGATTTAGAATATATTTGGCGTATTTTAGTTCCAATGTCTCGTCCAGCGTTAGTGACTGTCGGGATTTTAACATTTATTTCCAGCTGGAATTCTTTTTTATGGCCATTACTTGTGACCAACGAGAAAAAATATCGCTTGTTAAATAATGGACTTGCAGCCTTTACGACCGAAAGTGGGAGCGATGTGCATTTGCAAATGGCAGCTGCAACATTGACCGTAATTCCCATCTTAATTATTTATTTGATTTTTAGAAAAGAAATTATTCGAGGAGTGGCAAAAAATGGTATCAAAGGGTAAAACCACCATCACTTTTCATAGTGGTATTTTAACCATCGGCGGTACTATTATTGAGGTCAGCTATGAAGATGCGCATATTTTCTTTGATTTTGGTACGGAATACCGACCCGAATTGGGCTTAAAAGACGATAGTCTGGCAACACTTTTGAAAAATCGTTTAGTACCAGAATTAAAAGGTGTCTATGATCCGCGGTTAAATTATACGTACCACGGCGAAGATGAGCAAAAATATAATGAGACGGCAGTCTTTTTATCCCATGCTCATTTGGATCATTCTAAAATGATTAATTATTTAGACCCTGCAATTCCCTTATACACCTTAAAAGAAACAGCAAAGATTTTACAAAGTTTAAATCGTAATGGGGACTTTTTAATCCCGTCACCTTTTGAAAAAGCTAACTTTACCCGTGAAATGACTGGTCTTATGGCCCATGATGTGGTGGAAGTAGGCCAAATTAAAGTAGAATTGGTGCCAGTGGATCACGATGCCTATGGCGCTTGCGCATTATTAATTCATACGCCCGATGCTTTTATTACTTATACTGGTGATTTACGGTTACATGGCTATGATCGTCAATTTACGCTGGACTTTTGTCAAAAAGCTCGGCATACCGATTTACTAATGATGGAAGGCGTCAGCATTAGTTTTGATGAAAGAGACAATGAAGATATCAAAGTTTTCAGCGAAGAAGATTTAATCGCGCAACTTGTGACACAAATTGCAGCAAATAAAAAGCGCCAATTGACCTTTAATGGTTATCCTGCCAATGTGAAACGCTTTGAACAAATTATTAAACAGTCTCCGCGCACAGTTGTTTTAGAAGCCAATATGGCAGCTTTGATGCAGGATGTTTTTGATATGAACGTCCCATATTATTATCCGTTAAATTCTGATACTACTATTTCTAGCCTAGATTCAAAACTAGAAATTTCTTATGAAGAACTACTAGCAGATGACCACAAATATTTGTGGCAAGCCGTAGCTAACTTCGAAAAATTACAAAGCGGCGGTCTGTATTTCCACATGGACGCGCAGCCTTTGGGGGATTTTGATCCCAAATATCAAGTCTTCTTGGATTTACTCGCCTTGAAGAAAGTGGAATTTGTCCGACTGGCTTGTTCAGGACATGCGTTTCCACAAGACCTCGATGCCATTGTTTCAATGATCGAGCCTAAAATTTTGGTTCCAATCCATACGTTAAAACCAGAAAAACTGGAAAATCCGTATGGCAAAAGAATACTTCCCACCCGTGGGGAAAAAATCACTGAGTTCAAAGGAGAGTAAGAAATGAAGTTCAAAAAATTGGGTACAGCAGTATTGGCAACTGCCGCAGTTTTTGCATTAGCAGCCTGTGGCAACGGTTCAAAAGAAAGTTCTAAAGGCGACAGCGACAAAATCGTAACGTCAATCGACAAAGACACAACGGTTACATTTTGGCATGCAATGAATGGCGCACAAGAAGAAGCTTTAACAAAAATTACCAAGGATTTCATGAAAGAAAATCCAAAAATCAAAATTGAATTGCAAAACCAATCACAATACTCAGACTTACAAGCAAAAATCAACTCAACACTACCTTCACCAGATGATTTACCAACAATCAGCCAAGCGTATCCAGGCTGGTTATGGAACGCTGCACAAGATGATATGTTAGTGGATTTGAAACCTTACATGGATGACAAAACCATCGGCTGGGGCGACCAAGAAGCAATTCGCAAACCTTTATTAGAAGGTGCGCAAATCGAAGGCAAACAATACGGTATTCCATTTAACAAATCAACAGAAGCTTTGGTTTACAATGCTGACTTGTTGAAAAAATATGATGTTGCAGTTCCCAAAACTTTAGCTGAATTAAAAGAAGCATCTAAAACAATTTACGAAAAATCAAATCATGAAGTAGTTGGTGCTGGTTTTGACTCATTAAACAACTACTATGTTATCGGGATGGAAAACAAAGGGGAAGACTTCACCAAAGACTTAAAATTTGATTCTAAAAAATCAAAAGAAGTGATTGATTATTATTTAGATGGCGTGAAAGATGGTTACTTCCGTATCGCAGGTTCAGACAAATATTTATCTGGCCCATTTGCAAACGGTAAAGTTGCAATGTTTATCGGTTCAATCGCCGGTGAAGGTTATGTGAAAAAAGATACTGAAGGTAAATTTGAATATGGCGTTGCACCACGTCCAGAAAAAATTAACTTGCAACAAGGTACGGATGTTTACATGTTCAACAGTGCAACTGCGGAACAAAAATCGGCTGCTTTCATGTATTTGAAATACTTGTCTTCACCAGAAGTACAATTATACTGGGCTGAACAAACCGGCTACATGCCAATCTTGCAATCTGTCTTGGAAAGTGATGAATACAAAAAATCACCAAACACGAAAGTACCTGCAATCTTAGAGGATGCAACCAAAGACTTGTTCTCGATTCCAGTGAAAGAAAATGCTGACCCTGCTTACAATGAAGTTCGGGCAATCATGGAAAATATCTTGTCTAACCCAGACAAAGATACCAACAAATTAATCAAAGATTCTGTGCCACAATTACAAGATGCGTGGAATCAATAATTTATAGTAAAAAGCTCCGCTGACTTGTTTGGTTAGCGGAGTTTTTTTGTCTTATATCCTAGAGTTGGAGGGTTCCTTTAGCTTTTTTTCGCTAAAATCTAGTGTTTTAATTTCTAAGAGAACAATTGGTCTTCAAGTAAAAATTTTTGTATTTTATGGTATGATGACAAAGGAAAAACTTTAAAAATTTCAGTGATTGTATAGGCTACAAAGGTTTGATAAAGAAGCAAATTTACTGATTTACTGATGCTCGCTAAGGATCAATTTTTTTGTGAATGTCTGAATACTAAACAAACTCTTCGTGCTAATTACTGACAATAAGGCGTAATTTAGCTGAATTGTAGCTTATTGTGAGAAAGTTTGTAAATCTTTTATAAAAAATGTGGGAAAGGAAGAAAAAATGAAATTAACTATTTTAGCCACAAGCGATATGCACGGCTACATTCAACCAACCAACTATGCGGAAAAAGGAGCAGACTTACCTTTTGGTACGGCCAAAGTTGCGACTAAAATGCAAGAACTAACAGCAAAAGCAGATGGACCGGTCGTTAAAATTGAAAATGGTGACTTTATTCAAGGTTCACCGTTAAGTTATTACGCAGCCAAACAAAAGCAAGACCCAGCAGAAATTACGAAAGTCATTAATCATATGGGCTATGATGTGGGGTTGTTGGGAAATCATGAGTTTAACTATGGACTACCTTATTTAGAAAAAGCAATTAAAAGCTATAATCACCCAATTTTAGCGGCAAATGTTTTAGACAAAGATGGCAAACCTTATTTTGGCGATCCCTATGTTATTTTAGAAAAAGCAGGCATCAAAATTGCGATTTTGGGTGTGGTGACACAATATATTCCCCATTGGGAGCAACCAGCAACTGTTAAGGATTTAACTTTTAAAAGTTTAGTGGCAACCGCTAAAGAATACGTGCCCAAATTGCGCGAGCTAGCTGATGTTGTTATTGTTTCTTATCATGGTGGTTTTGAAAAAGATTTAGTGACAGGTGAAGCGACCGAAATGTTGACTGGAGAAAATGAAGGATACGAATTGTTGCAAACTGTCAGTGGCATTGACGCTTTTGTAACAGGCCACCAACACAGAGAAATTGCTACGGTGGTTAACGGTGTGCCGGTCATTCAACCAGGATTTCGGGGAAATTACATTGGTAAAATTACGTTAGATTTAAATAAAACCGGTGACAAGTGGCAAGTAAGCAATCCTGCTGCTGAAATTGTGGCGACAAAAGATGCAAAGGCGGATGGAGAAGTTGTTGGCTTAATTCAAGAATTGGATCACGAGTTGGAAAATTGGTTGGATCAGCCTGTGGGTAAAGTTCAAGGGGATATGCACATCACTGATCCAATGGGAGCGCGAATTAGTGAACATCCGTATATTGAATTTATTAATCGCGTTCAAATGTGGGCCAGTGGGGCTAAAATTTCGGGTACAGCCTTGTTTAACAATGAAGGAAAAGGCTTTGGTGAAGTTATCACGATGCGAGATGTCATCACCAATTATATTTATCCGAATACATTAGCTGTTCTAAAAATTACCGGTGCAGATTTAAAAGCAGCTTTAGAACAAACGGCAAATTATTTAGTGTTAGAAGATGGCCAAATCGTCTTTAACCCGAAATTTATTGATCCAAAGCCACAATATTATAACTACGATATGTATGAAGGTATTGATTATGCTATTGATTTGAGTAAACCTTATGGTGAAAAAATCACGAAATTACAATTAGCCGGTGCAGATATTTTACCTGATGACAAATTGGAAGTTGTCATGAACCAATACCGCGCAGTTGGCGGGGGCAACTATGCTATGTTTAGCGCAGATAAAATCGTTAAAGAAATTCCGCGGGATATGACAGAAGTAATTGCCGAATACTTGCAAGCCCATCCTGTTTTAAAAGCAGAAGTAAACCATAACTTTAGTGTGAAATGATCACAGCATAAAAGTCTCACGTTTTTGTTTTTCCCACCTGTTTAACAGGTGGGAAAATATTAAATGTGGGGCTTTTTGTGTAAAGAAAGTATATTTTTTACACAAAAAGTATTGCGTGACTGCTTAGTGCTTAGTATTACGAACTAACTTGTGGCGACAATAAGTCAAAATTTTAAGAAATTTGAGAAACAATTTATTAAAATTCCGTCTTAATAATTGGAAGTTAAACGAGTTCGCAAAGCTTTTCCTAGCTGTCAAGCTTTACGAACTAACTCTCGGCGACAATAAGCCAAACGCTTGAGAAATTTGAAGAGCAATTTATCAAGCGTTCATCTTATTGCTTGAGAGCTGTGCAAGTTCGCAAAGCTTTTCCTTTCCAAGTATAAATAGTTGCTTACTTTTAATAAGAGAGTTAAGATAAACACGTAATTTACAAGAGAGAAGGAAAGTCTTATGTATCATACAAGTAATGAAGAACATCCTATTGATATCGTGAATATTGCCTCATTGGAAGGCCGCGTGAAAGAACGCATGGAAGTTGGCGCTTTTGGTTACATTCGTGGCGGTTCTGAAGACGAATGGACGATGAAAGAAAACACTGCTTCTTTTATGAATAAAAAAATTATGCCGCGTATTTTACAAGGTATTGATCATGCAGACTTATCAACAAAATTGTGGGATATCGACTTGAAGACACCAATTATTCAAGCGCCTTCTGCAGCCCAAGGTTTGGCTCATGAAAAAGGTGAAGCGGATACCGCAAAAGGGGTTGCTGCTGCGGGTTCTATTTTTTCAATTAGTACGTACGCGAACACAACCATTGAAGATGCAGCTGCTGCAGCTCCTGATGCACCACAATTTTTCCAATTGTATATGAGTAAAGATGACGGCTTCAATGAATTTATTTTAGACAAAGCTGTTAAAGCCGGTGCTAAAGCAATTATTTTAACTGCCGACTCAACGTTGGGTGGTTATCGTGAAGAAGATATTATCAACCAATTCCAATTTCCACTACCAATGCCTAATCTAGCTGCTTATTCTGAACAAAGTGCAAGTGGTAACGGTGAAGGTAAAGGGATTGCCGAAATTTATGCGGCTGCAAAACAAGGTTTAGTTCCAGAAGATATCAAAAAAATTAAAGATTTAACACACTTACCTGTTTTTGTTAAAGGAATTCAATCACCTGAAGATGCAGATTTAGCGATTAAAGCCGGTGCAGATGGTATCTGGGTCTCCAATCATGGTGGTCGTCAATTAGACGGCGGTCCTGCTTCTTTTGAAGTTTTACCTGCTATAGCAGAAGTTGTCGACAAACGTGTGCCAATTGTATTTGACTCTGGTGTACGTCGTGGGGAACATATCTTTAAAGCTTTAGCTAGTGGTGCTGATCTAGTGGCTATCGGTCGTCCCGTTATTTATGGTTTGAATTTAGGTGGGGCTGAAGGCGTGAAATCTGTCTTTGATCACTTAAATAAAGAATTATCAATCACGATGCAATTGGCTGGTACGAAAACAATTGCAGATGTAAAGAAAACAAAATTAATTGATTAATTTTGATACGTGGCTGTAATGAAAATATTTAACTTTAAGAAATAAGTGCATTCTCAAAAAAGGTTCTTATATTTTGTTTTGATCGCAATTACTTTAAGCAATTACAAGTAAGCCAAATTTTATCGCTTAAAAAGCTAGGACAAGTTATTTGTTCTAGCTTTTTTTGTTGCAGTAATGGGCAGCAAAATGAGAAAATGGAAAGCTAAAAAAATAGTCAAAGAGGTAAGTAGCTGTTTTAAAATAACTGTTGCTATATAACGAGCTTGTTGTATTAAATTGATTTATTCAGATACGGTAGGCGTTGTTTTCTGCTAATTTTTATTACGAGTGTCATTTTTCGAACAAAAAAAGAAAATCGCATTGTTTGAAGTCTCTTGAAAGAACATGCTAAAATAAAAGGGAGTAAAATGAGAAAGGGATGAGAAAATGAAGTGGAGTATGGGATTGCTTTTAACTTTACTAGGTTTTCAAATGGCAATTGTACCGCCGGAAACTGTCGATTCATCACAGGTTGAAACAAAAAAAGAGACGGTTACAACGAATGTTTCAGCCAGTACTACTGAAAGTTCAGCCTCAAAGGAAAGTGAAGAGATAAGTGATGCAACTGCAAGTAGTAATGTGATTGAACCAGATGGAACAGAAACAACAGATGCCAATAATTTGCCCCGTGCCCAACGGAAATTACCAGAAATTAAAAGCTCTGCTCCTCTGCAATCACCTTTAATTGCTGCACAAAAGGCACAAATTAACGCGTTACCAGCAGTAAATGAAGCACAGCTCAATCGCAATCTTTATGCGCGGAGTAGCACGACAATGACGACAGAGCAGCAAAAAATTGTGACCGAAGTCAAGCGTCACTTAAATAAACCCTATCGTTGGGGAGCAGCCGGTCCCAATGATTTTGATTGCTCTGGGTTAGTTCAATACGCTTATTTGAAAAGTTTAAATATCCCCTTACAGCGGGTGACTTACCAACAAGAAAAGCAAGGTACAGAAGTTGCGCGAAGTAGTGCAAAAGGGCAAAATTTAAATTTGAAAGCAGGGGATTTACTATTTTATGGTCCCCGGAATGCCACGACCCATGTGGCGTTATACATTGGAGACGGACTTGCGATTCATGCCCCTTATCCGGGTCAGCGTGTCTCTGCTTTTGCCATTCAATATTTTTATCCAGATTTTGCTCGTCGCATAATCAAAGATGAACTGCCCGTTATTAAAAACGGAACGAGTATTACGATAAAAAGTGGTGCGTTGAGTTATTCAGATGGCAGTTGGATTCAAAGTGCTGATCGCAATCGGGCCTATACAATTACCGGGTATAAAAAAATTACTGAAAAATGGGGCAGCCGCAAAATATATGCCGTTAAAGAATCCAAAAAATGGCTGTATGAGTTAGATGTTCAACCGCAAACGAGTAGCTATGGATTACTAGGCAACGGCACCATTTTTAGTCTAAAAAGTACGGCGGGTTCGTATCAAAGTGGCGGTAAAATTACAGCAAATGACAAAAAGAGTGCTTTTGTGATCGACAGTGTTCGCTATATCCCCAAAAAATTTGGTAGCATTCGCGCCTATCGTGCCAAAGGGAGTAATCGTTGGTATTACGAATGTGACGTGACACGTCAGGTTAGCAGCTATTCACAACTTGGAATAGGCACAGTGTTTAGCTTGAAAAAGACGGCGGGTTCGTATCAAAGTGGCGGCAAAATTACGGCAAATGACAAAAAGAGTGCTTTTGTGATCGACAGCGTCCGCTATATCCCCAAAAAATTTGGTAGCATTCGTGCCTATCGTGCCAAAGGGAGTAATCGTTGGTATTACGAATGTGACGTGACACGTCAGACCAGCAGCTTTAAAGAGTTAAAAGTCGGGACTAAAGTTGTGACGACTAGCCGCGCTACGCATTATCAAACAGGTGGCAAAATTACAAGTGGGGATAAGAATAAAGTCCACCAAATTGAAAGAATGCGTTTGATTCCCAAAAGAGGCATTCATATGCGGATTTATAAGATGAAAGGCTCAAACCGCTGGTATTACGAAGGGGATGTGGCTTTACAAACGAGTAGTTTTAAAGCGCTAAAAAAAGGACAACGGTTAAATGTTAAAACCTCAGCGCGCTCTTATCAAAGCGGCGGTTGGATCTTGAAAAGCGACTATAAAAAAACTTTTACCATCAAAAATGTACGAGATATTCGCAAAAAATATGGCAGCATTCGCGCCTATCAAGTTAACGGTAGTAACAAATGGTATTACGAAGCAGATGTTAAAGGGAAGTAAATCTGGTGAAAATTAAAGAAAGACAGAAACAAAAGTAGGATGACTTTTGCTTCTGTCTTTTTTTGCTCTAGTGGTAATGCTAACCAATAAAACAGGAATTTTGCTAGCTTTTAAAGTCGATCAGCTAGTTGACGAGCTTTAGTTTTATTTGTGAAATTTTTATTTATTGTTGTTCTTTTTAATGGAAAAAGTCAGTCAAAGTTAATAAAAATATTTCTTTATTTTGATTGGGATAACAAACGCTATTCATAGCGGAGAAAATTATTTTTGTTGATAAATTGCAATATTCTAGATGATAATAATTTTTTAACGATAATAATTATCGTTATTTTGTATAGAAATGATTATTTTTGAAAAATAAAGAATTGCTAAAAAACAAACTTTTTATTAAAAAAATGGGAGTGATTTTATTCACAATTAAATAAAAATATGGTAGATTTTTATATAACAACCATTATATAAGATTTGTTTTTTATAAAATGAGTAAAATAAGCAGTTCTTATTATGATGGATAAGCAAGGGAGACGGGAGGCGAGGATTCCAACAAATTTAAAAACAAGCAAGACAATTATATTTTGACCGCAAATCAAAAAGTGATTTGCGTTATTTTCGTTTTTACTGAATTTTTAGCAGCAGAAGAAAACGAAATATTGTGGGGGAATAACATTTTTTTGGGAAAATAAGGGAGGATGCAATTATGGAAAGAAAACAAAAAAGATTTAACTGGATAACATTTTTGACAATCTTGTTGACGCTTTTTCCGTTTGGGGAGGCACTTTTTAGTGGCGGAGCAGTTTTAGCGGCAACAGCAACAGATAAAACTACGCATACTGTTTTTCAAAATGAAGCAGGTAATGCCCGAATCACCTATAGTGTGGATGAAAAAAATAAGGAAATACAGTGGTTGATAGATTACAACAAGGCTGCTAGTGAATTACCCCGCGCTATTGGTTTTTCGCTTAAAAGTGGCAACGAAGAAGTGACACCAACGGCAATTCAAAGTAATGCAGGTGACATCTTTACTTATGCCGCTGGTTTTTTACAGACCGCCGCTGAAAAAACAGCACAATTAGGCCATCAAGTTGCTTTTACTACGCCATATCGACATCAACTGACGATTACACCGCAAATTTTGGCTTATGATTTAAAAGGTGGAAAAACAGATTTATTAGCACAAACCACACCGCTAACGGTAACACTGCCAGCTCTATCTGCCAAAAAAGAAACGCAGTCAACCAGTAAACCTGCAGAAAAAGGCAATGAAAACAATAGCCCAAGGAGTAACGCCAAAAATCAGGTGCTACAACGCGCTACAGCGCGTACAAAAGAAAAAGGCAATGAAGCCAATCTGGTGGACTTAGATACAGGAAATTTTTTAGGGGATAATCAAACAATTTTATTGAATGCTACTTTAAAAGACGATCAAAATCAGGAAATTAAAGATGGCGATAGCATTGTGATTGGTCAGAATATTCTTTTGGAATATAACTGGCAATTACCTGAAGGTCTGCGTAAAGAAATGCTGGGTTATACAGCTAATGCAGGGGACAATGACTTTCAAGGGGATTATTTTACTTTTAAATTACCAGAAAATTTCCACATTCATCCTACAACAGCTGATCAAACAATTTCAGGCGAGTTAAAAGATGGGCAGGGGATTTGTTTTGGTCGTTTTAATATTCAAGCAGATGGAACGGTAACTCTTCATTTTTCCGATAATATTGAAGGACGCAACGATATTTCCGGTACTTTTTATGTCGCTGGTACTGTCAGTGACGTAAAAGGAAATACAACGGGAAATGTAGAGGTAAAAGTTCCCTTTGTCCAAGAAGATAGCGATACGACAGTTCATATTGAAGAACCTGACTACAAAGCTTTGGAAAAAACTGTTGGTAAAGTAAGCTATGGCAGTAGTGAAAAGGCCAATGTAACGTGGACAATTATCGGCAATAAATATGGCACAGAAATGACAGCCGGTAAAATTACAGATACATTACCTGAACATCTGACGTGGACTAAAATTACGGTTTATGAATACGACGTAGCCGATGTGAAGCCTGATGGAACATTAAATGGTACCGGCAAAGATGTTACCAAGTCGGTTGTCATTGGCAGTGACAAAACCAAAGTCGCTGTGGACTTACCAACGCCGACAAGTAAAGTTTATAAAGTTGTGGTAGCAACAGAAATTGATTTAACAAAACTTTCTTTGGATAAAGTAGTGAGCACTGATGGAAAAAAAGTGACTTATACTAGCCCAGATATTAAAAATGAAGCACACTTAACTGCAAAAGAAGGTTTAGATTTGACGGCAGTGGCCTCTACTACTGTCGTGGGCAGTGCTACTGTGACGAAAAGTTATGTGGAACAATATGGCGAGATTATTAACTGGAATATTGTTTACAAGCAAAAAGATGCCAGTTTGCCAGCAGTCGATATTTATGAATTACCGGATGGAAATCAAGATTTTTGTACCAAAGATGGAACACCAATTACAACGGCAAAGCAACTGCAAGATTATTTGCAAGAAATAACAGTACCCAAAACACAAGTTACCGTCAGACAAGATGCCGGCAAATATGTTATTACGATTCCAAAAGGAACAAA
The DNA window shown above is from Enterococcus montenegrensis and carries:
- a CDS encoding ABC transporter ATP-binding protein encodes the protein MIEVIDLKKVFDNGFEALKSVNFTIEKGDLVCLLGPSGCGKSTILNLIAGLLSPTDGDIRFAGSSVVKTEPKDRNIGFVFQNYALYPHMTVFENVMFPLTVGDKKMPKNEAMKIAEKYMALTNIEELKDKKPGTLSGGQQQRVAITRALVQNPEVLLLDEPLSNLDARLRLKIREEIRRLVKEVGITTIFVTHDQEEALSISDKIILLNEGVIQQNDDPQNLYLEPNNLFVAKFIGNPIINILPVEVKNGMMHHDAFSVPVDRFMAARFKEEMPDGDYFIGIRPEDVLPVDGAGAFQTVIAGVELIGRERILNFDIDSHHLKSIVSIEEDIQEGAQLTFDFAYQKAFIFKADGTRIY
- a CDS encoding carbohydrate ABC transporter permease; its protein translation is MFKKNHYNPENQPKAWLFLLPSLIVIMIFSIYPLFRSLFMSFQKGTLINQEYAGIENYQKVLSDPVFFKALKNTALYAFTVVPIALIIGLAIAWIIFEKVKHKSFFETLFFMPYVTSTIAIGIVFRYFFNGSYGIINFLLSKVGIPAINWLDDVDMSMTTLIIFGIWTSLAFNIIILLAGLRNIDPEHYKIAKMFGAKDGEIFRRITLPQLVPTIAFLLTVNIIGAFKVYTQVYALFAGQPGIAKSATTAVYYIYDKFHIAGRPGIAMAATVILFLVILFCTFIQRQIMKKVGE
- a CDS encoding carbohydrate ABC transporter permease, producing MKKVVTIVALVFLVVLGIITLFPFVYMVLAGLMTYSEATSIPPTIIPEKFQWANYAAVFSKAPFLQYFINTVFVSLVTTIATLITSVLASFALTSLEFKFKGLVVGIMVSLLMVPYESIIFTNYNTIAKMGLLNSYAALIIPFLTSIFYIYYLNSYLKGISSTFYKAAKIDGASDLEYIWRILVPMSRPALVTVGILTFISSWNSFLWPLLVTNEKKYRLLNNGLAAFTTESGSDVHLQMAAATLTVIPILIIYLIFRKEIIRGVAKNGIKG
- a CDS encoding MBL fold metallo-hydrolase produces the protein MVSKGKTTITFHSGILTIGGTIIEVSYEDAHIFFDFGTEYRPELGLKDDSLATLLKNRLVPELKGVYDPRLNYTYHGEDEQKYNETAVFLSHAHLDHSKMINYLDPAIPLYTLKETAKILQSLNRNGDFLIPSPFEKANFTREMTGLMAHDVVEVGQIKVELVPVDHDAYGACALLIHTPDAFITYTGDLRLHGYDRQFTLDFCQKARHTDLLMMEGVSISFDERDNEDIKVFSEEDLIAQLVTQIAANKKRQLTFNGYPANVKRFEQIIKQSPRTVVLEANMAALMQDVFDMNVPYYYPLNSDTTISSLDSKLEISYEELLADDHKYLWQAVANFEKLQSGGLYFHMDAQPLGDFDPKYQVFLDLLALKKVEFVRLACSGHAFPQDLDAIVSMIEPKILVPIHTLKPEKLENPYGKRILPTRGEKITEFKGE
- a CDS encoding extracellular solute-binding protein, which gives rise to MKFKKLGTAVLATAAVFALAACGNGSKESSKGDSDKIVTSIDKDTTVTFWHAMNGAQEEALTKITKDFMKENPKIKIELQNQSQYSDLQAKINSTLPSPDDLPTISQAYPGWLWNAAQDDMLVDLKPYMDDKTIGWGDQEAIRKPLLEGAQIEGKQYGIPFNKSTEALVYNADLLKKYDVAVPKTLAELKEASKTIYEKSNHEVVGAGFDSLNNYYVIGMENKGEDFTKDLKFDSKKSKEVIDYYLDGVKDGYFRIAGSDKYLSGPFANGKVAMFIGSIAGEGYVKKDTEGKFEYGVAPRPEKINLQQGTDVYMFNSATAEQKSAAFMYLKYLSSPEVQLYWAEQTGYMPILQSVLESDEYKKSPNTKVPAILEDATKDLFSIPVKENADPAYNEVRAIMENILSNPDKDTNKLIKDSVPQLQDAWNQ
- a CDS encoding bifunctional metallophosphatase/5'-nucleotidase, translated to MKLTILATSDMHGYIQPTNYAEKGADLPFGTAKVATKMQELTAKADGPVVKIENGDFIQGSPLSYYAAKQKQDPAEITKVINHMGYDVGLLGNHEFNYGLPYLEKAIKSYNHPILAANVLDKDGKPYFGDPYVILEKAGIKIAILGVVTQYIPHWEQPATVKDLTFKSLVATAKEYVPKLRELADVVIVSYHGGFEKDLVTGEATEMLTGENEGYELLQTVSGIDAFVTGHQHREIATVVNGVPVIQPGFRGNYIGKITLDLNKTGDKWQVSNPAAEIVATKDAKADGEVVGLIQELDHELENWLDQPVGKVQGDMHITDPMGARISEHPYIEFINRVQMWASGAKISGTALFNNEGKGFGEVITMRDVITNYIYPNTLAVLKITGADLKAALEQTANYLVLEDGQIVFNPKFIDPKPQYYNYDMYEGIDYAIDLSKPYGEKITKLQLAGADILPDDKLEVVMNQYRAVGGGNYAMFSADKIVKEIPRDMTEVIAEYLQAHPVLKAEVNHNFSVK